From a single Rhinolophus ferrumequinum isolate MPI-CBG mRhiFer1 chromosome 15, mRhiFer1_v1.p, whole genome shotgun sequence genomic region:
- the NANOS2 gene encoding nanos homolog 2 — protein sequence MQLPPFDMWKDYFNLSQVVLALIQSPGQKPEAQGVGEPRPGPRLGQDEGLVALGASGGPGASLGGPATLCNFCKHNGESRHVYSSHQLKTPDGVVVCPILRHYVCPLCGATGGQAHTLKYCPLNGGQQSLYRRSGRNSAGRKVKR from the coding sequence ATGCAGCTGCCACCCTTTGACATGTGGAAGGACTACTTCAACCTGAGCCAGGTGGTGTTGGCACTGATCCAGAGTCCGGGACAAAAGCCAGAGGCCCAAGGGGTTGGGGAGCCACGACCTGGGCCCCGGCTGGGGCAGGATGAGGGGCTGGTAGCGCTGGGGGCCAGCGGAGGCCCAGGGGCCAGCCTGGGAGGCCCGGCCACCCTGTGTAACTTCTGCAAGCACAACGGAGAGTCTCGCCACGTCTACTCCTCACACCAGCTGAAGACACCAGATGGCGTGGTGGTGTGTCCCATCCTACGGCACTACgtgtgtcccctgtgtggggCCACTGGTGGCCAGGCCCACACGCTGAAGTACTGCCCACTCAACGGTGGCCAGCAGTCTCTCTACCGCCGCAGTGGGCGCAATTCGGCTGGCCGCAAGGTCAAGCGCTGA